In Comamonadaceae bacterium OS-1, a single window of DNA contains:
- the qseC_1 gene encoding sensor protein QseC, translating to MNSIRRRLLGSVMTAIVVAALFQAASAYRGALQQADEMFDYHLQQMALALRNGAPSQATPDDPFDADYEVQIWSPTGVQLFQSHRNRLPPQAVLGFSDVEQNGTRYRVYSIQTPAQTIQIAQDLSARQARARALAVRAMLPMAIMAPLLMAALWWAIRHALKPLERTRQQVAARAVDDLSPLPEADLPDEVLPLVRELNLLFGRVHAAFDAQKSFVANAAHELRSPLTALKLQAQALDRAPDAPTRSVAIARLHQGIDRAVRLMNQLLVLARQESASDTPPERIALHDLVQLAVEEALPQAQARSIDLGVAPSEPTEVMGHPDALRILLRNLLDNALKYTPEQGRVDVAITSDNGAPVLTVEDSGPGIAPGDLDKVFDRFYRSAEATAGGSGLGLAIAQAIAQAHGAKLRLDASPALGGLRVALVFTNPPAAPQTPATGPGAKRS from the coding sequence ATGAACTCCATTCGCCGCCGCCTGCTGGGCTCGGTGATGACCGCCATCGTGGTGGCCGCGCTGTTCCAGGCGGCATCTGCCTACCGCGGCGCGCTGCAGCAGGCCGACGAAATGTTCGACTACCACCTGCAGCAAATGGCATTGGCGCTGCGCAACGGCGCGCCCAGCCAGGCCACACCAGACGACCCCTTTGATGCCGACTACGAAGTGCAGATCTGGAGCCCCACCGGGGTGCAGCTGTTCCAGTCGCACCGCAACCGCCTGCCACCGCAGGCCGTGCTGGGCTTTTCGGACGTGGAGCAAAACGGCACGCGCTACCGCGTCTACTCCATCCAGACCCCGGCGCAAACCATCCAGATCGCCCAGGACCTGAGCGCCCGCCAGGCCCGCGCCCGCGCCCTGGCCGTGCGCGCCATGCTGCCCATGGCCATCATGGCCCCGCTGCTGATGGCCGCGCTGTGGTGGGCCATACGCCACGCCCTCAAGCCGCTGGAGCGCACCCGCCAGCAGGTGGCAGCACGTGCGGTGGACGACCTGTCGCCCCTGCCCGAAGCCGACCTGCCCGACGAGGTGCTGCCCCTGGTGCGTGAGCTGAACCTGCTGTTTGGCCGGGTGCACGCCGCTTTCGATGCCCAGAAATCCTTTGTGGCCAATGCCGCGCACGAGCTGCGCTCGCCGCTCACCGCCCTGAAACTGCAAGCCCAGGCGCTGGACCGCGCCCCCGATGCGCCCACCCGCAGCGTCGCCATCGCCCGCCTGCACCAGGGCATAGACCGGGCGGTGCGCCTGATGAACCAGCTGCTGGTGCTGGCCCGGCAAGAGTCCGCCAGCGATACGCCGCCTGAGCGCATCGCGCTGCATGACCTGGTGCAACTCGCCGTGGAAGAAGCGCTGCCCCAAGCCCAGGCGCGCAGCATCGACCTGGGAGTCGCCCCCAGCGAGCCCACAGAGGTGATGGGCCACCCCGACGCGCTGCGCATCCTGCTGCGCAACCTGCTGGACAACGCGCTGAAATACACGCCCGAGCAGGGCCGGGTGGACGTAGCCATCACCTCCGACAACGGCGCACCCGTGCTGACCGTGGAAGACTCCGGCCCCGGCATTGCGCCTGGCGATCTGGACAAGGTGTTTGACCGCTTCTACCGCAGCGCCGAGGCCACGGCAGGCGGCAGCGGGCTGGGCCTGGCGATTGCCCAGGCGATTGCGCAGGCGCACGGCGCGAAACTGCGGCTGGACGCATCCCCCGCACTGGGCGGACTGCGGGTGGCGCTGGTGTTTACAAACCCGCCAGCAGCTCCGCAAACGCCTGCGACCGGCCCTGGCGCGAAGCGTTCTTGA
- the qseB_1 gene encoding transcriptional regulatory protein QseB — protein sequence MRLLLVEDDPMIGETVLDVLRAEHFAVDWVKDGEMADTALRSAAYDLVLLDLGLPRRDGLDVLKALRQRKDATPVLVVTARDAVADRIAGLDAGADDYVLKPYDIDELLARIRALTRRSAGRADPVLEVHGLRLNPATHEATRDGQPVTLSGREWAVLEALMARPGVVFSRAQLEEKLYSWKDDVSSNAVEVYIHGLRKKLGAELIQNVRGLGYVMPRP from the coding sequence ATGCGCTTGTTACTGGTAGAAGACGACCCCATGATCGGTGAAACCGTGCTCGACGTGCTGCGCGCCGAGCACTTCGCCGTGGACTGGGTAAAAGACGGCGAGATGGCCGACACTGCCCTGCGCAGCGCCGCCTACGACCTCGTGCTGCTCGACCTGGGCCTGCCCCGGCGCGACGGGCTGGACGTGCTCAAAGCCCTGCGCCAGCGCAAAGATGCCACCCCCGTGCTGGTGGTCACCGCCCGCGACGCGGTGGCCGACCGCATTGCCGGGCTGGATGCCGGGGCCGACGACTACGTGCTCAAACCCTACGACATCGACGAGCTGCTGGCCCGCATCCGCGCCCTGACTCGGCGCAGCGCAGGCCGCGCCGACCCGGTACTGGAAGTGCATGGCCTGCGCCTGAACCCCGCCACCCATGAAGCCACCCGCGACGGCCAGCCCGTCACCCTGTCCGGCCGCGAATGGGCCGTACTGGAGGCGCTGATGGCACGCCCCGGCGTGGTGTTCTCGCGGGCCCAGCTGGAAGAAAAACTCTACAGCTGGAAAGACGACGTGAGCAGCAATGCGGTCGAGGTCTACATCCACGGCCTGCGCAAAAAGCTGGGGGCCGAGCTGATCCAGAACGTGCGTGGCTTGGGCTATGTGATGCCTCGGCCATGA